In the Clavelina lepadiformis chromosome 8, kaClaLepa1.1, whole genome shotgun sequence genome, one interval contains:
- the LOC143468570 gene encoding uncharacterized protein LOC143468570 — protein sequence MILLRLSRKILIDYNNVFATTCNLRLISFLSTRTNAIKFSSLSSGEGFSNHQNVRSNFSKNKYFHLNKLPGGSGGRNYAWRLLAGVGFITCAGIFNNEDESTLTTEEIARRGISLLFAISSKDSKGIERTLKTLDSTEDPVKLAILNHRHPLGWTSLMLASVNGMPHVVEKLLKAGADPNLGDVYNLRTIRHIPRGRARQIREEEFSEKLFTDADFRGFTALHYAVLSDTKSVVEILLKHGADPLSKNHMGHSADEYCSSHGQDIAKLLQDAKNEAVESKRREEAKERALYPLEQRLKEKIIGQEGAIATVASAIRRKQNGWYDEDHPLVFLFLGSSGIGKTELAKQVANYLHRDNKKGFVRLDMSEYQEKHEVAKLIGSPPGYIGHEQGGQLTKKLRAQPNAVVLFDEVDKAHPDVLTVLLQLFDEGRLTDGRGQTIECKDAVFVMTSNLASDEIAEYGAQLRLEAKETLKHKLTSPPREHEVEMTVVSRRFKENVVRPILKKHFGRDEFLGRINEFVYFLPFSEDELFQLVERELKMWGRHAKDRHGISLAWQIPEVPTILADGYNIHYGARSIKYEVDRRVVALLATAHERGLLKRDCSVLVKNTTSVDLLSSLSNSRLGLEITSKDGKRLTIDERDMYDNTEEKIPDPLAMKKSKITQYGSLEGKVKESSQEAIEKGVAAGNINISDPKATMEMSMEDRIHQRQAEILAEFERKKKIRQIQVTTDDVEVRKLLRERELPITLFGEGPADRRERLRESIAEVGPIKSKQDELIKKKKKEAEELTKTTWYHEGPESLKKARIWIARFSMPRAKERLQRAREFAEQPESQKTSHLQQTHRHVQAMSSYCSQIGHTRPISHCEFSPNNKILATASWSGLCKLWSIPDCEEIRSLRGHKINVGAITFHPFATISLDESAACLASCSADGAVKLWNLQDPEPVADIDGHDMRVAKVAYHPSGRFLATTCYDNSWRLWDLEQEEEILHQEGHSKGVHALSFQVDGSLALTGGLDAYGRVWDLRTGRCIFFLEGHRNEIYSTCFSPNGHQMATGSADNTVKIWDLRQTSCIYTIPAHTNLVSTLQYQKSRGDYLVTGSYDGTAKIWANPGCLPLKTLAGHEGKVMGLDISSDGEYIATCSFDRTFKLWTKDTEFV from the exons ATGATTCTATTAAGATTATCGaggaaaattttaattgactACAACAATGTTTTTGCCACCACTTGCAATCTGAGACTCATCAGCTTCTTAAGCACGAGaacaaatgcaataaaattttcatcgCTAAGTTCAGGTGAAGGGTTCTCAAATCATCAAAATGTTAGATCTAATTTTTCCAAGAACAAATATTTCCACTTAAATAAGCTTCCTGGTGGAAGTGGTGGCAGAAACTATGCGTGGCGCTTACTGGCTGGTGTTGGATTCATCACCTGTGCAGGTATCTTTAACAATGAAGATGAATCCACTTTGACAACCGAAGAAATTGCTCGAAGGGGCATCTCCTTGTTGTTTGCTATCTCCAGCAAAGACTCTAAAGGAATAGAAAGAACATTGAAGACATTGGATTCCACGGAAGATCCGGTGAAGTTGGCAATCCTGAATCATCGTCATCCGCTTGGATGGACTTCATTGATGTTGGCATCTGTCAACGGAATGCCTCATGTGGTGGAGAAACTGCTCAAAGCAGGAGCAGATCCGAACCTTGGTGATGTTTACAACCTCAGAACCATCAGACATATCCCTCGCGGAAGAGCAAGACAAATCCGTGAGGAAGAATTCAGTGAAAAACTCTTCACGGATGCTGATTTTCGTGGCTTCACAGCCTTGCACTATGCAGTGTTGTCTGACACTAAGTCTGTGGTTGAAATTTTGCTAAAACATGGAGCCGACCCACTAAGCAAGAACCACATGGGACATTCCGCTGATGAGTACTGCAGTTCACATGGGCAAGACATTGCCAAGTTGCTTCAGGATGCCAAGAATGAGGCCGTGGAAAGTAAAAGGAGAGAAGAAGCAAAGGAGAGAGCTCTCTACCCTCTTGAGCAACGTCTAAAAGAGAAAATAATCGGACAAGAAGGCGCAATAGCAACCGTAGCTTCGGCAAttagaagaaaacaaaatggtTGGTATGACGAGGATCATCCTCTCGTGTTCCTCTTCCTCGGCTCGTCTGGAATCGGCAAAACAGAACTTGCCAAGCAAGTTGCCAACTATTTGCATAGAGACAACAAGAAAGGTTTCGTTCGACTCGATATGTCAGAATATCAAGAAAAACACGAAGTGGCAAAGCTCATTGGCTCCCCGCCTGGGTATATTGGACATGAACAGGGCGGACAATTGACAAAGAAGCTCCGAGCTCAACCGAATGCAGTTGTATTATTTGATGAGGTTGACAAAGCTCATCCTGATGTGCTCACTGTGCTTCTTCAGCTCTTCGATGAAGGGAGGCTGACCGATGGAAGAGGACAAACAATAGAATGCAAGGATGCTGTGTTTGTCATGACTTCCAATCTTGCCTCAGATGAAATTGCGGAGTACGGCGCCCAGCTCCGTCTTGAAGCTAAAGAAACACTGAAGCACAAATTGACGTCACCGCCACGGGAACATGAGGTTGAAATGACAGTTGTGTCGAGAAGATTCAAGGAAAATGTCGTCCGACCAATtctgaaaaaacattttggtcGTGATGAGTTTCTCGGTCGTATCaatgaatttgtttacttCCTGCCCTTTTCAGAGGATGAATTATTTCAACTTGTGGAGCGAGAGCTAAAGATGTGGGGGAGGCACGCGAAAGATCGTCACGGGATTTCTCTGGCATGGCAAATCCCGGAAGTGCCCACTATATTGGCGGATGGATACAACATTCATTACGGTGCTCGATCCATAAAGTACGAAGTTGATCGTAGGGTTGTTGCACTTCTTGCAACTGCTCATGAGCGAGGCTTGCTCAAGCGTGACTGCTCTGTGCTAGTCAAAAACACAACTTCGGTCGATTTGCTGTCGTCGTTGTCCAACTCTCGCTTAGGACTTGAAATAACCAGCAAGGATGGGAAGAGATTGACCATCGATGAGAGGGACATGTACGACAATACTGAAGAGAAAATTCCAGATCCACTGGCGATG AAGAAATCGAAAATCACTCAATATGGAAGCCTCGAAGGGAAAGTCAAGGAATCATCGCAAGAAGCGATCGAGAAGGGGGTTGCCGCCGGCAACATAAACATCAGTGATCCAA AAGCGACAATGGAAATGTCAATGGAGGATCGGATCCATCAACGGCAAGCCGAAATATTGGCCGAGTTTGAAAGAAAGAAGAAGATTCGACAGATCCAAGTCACAACTGATGATGTGGAG GTCCGTAAACTTCTTCGAGAGCGGGAACTTCCCATCACTTTATTCGGGGAGGGTCCAGCAGATCGTCGTGAGAGGCTCCGTGAGTCGATCGCAGAAGTCGGTCCGATCAAGTCGAAGCAAGATGAATTGAtcaagaagaagaagaaggaAGCAGAAGAG TTGACTAAAACAACTTGGTATCACGAAGGCCCGGAGAGTTTAAAGAAGGCTCGGATTTGGATCGCGAGATTCTCAATGCCAAG AGCTAAAGAGAGGTTGCAGAGAGCGAGGGAATTTGCTGAGCAGCCAGAATCCCAGAAGACGTCCCACCTCCAACAGACTCATCGACACGTTCAAGCGATGTCAAGTTACTGCAGCCAGATCGGACACACACGTCCCATCTCTCACTGCGAGTTCAGTCCGAATAATAAAATACTGGCGACCGCATCATGGAGTGGGTTGTGCAAGCTCTGGTCGATCCCTGACTGTGAGGAGATCCGATCTTTGAGAG GTCACAAGATCAACGTAGGAGCGATAACCTTTCACCCCTTCGCCACGATATCTCTTGATGAGTCAGCCGCTTGTCTGGCGTCCTGCTCAGCAGATGGCGCTGTTAAGCTGTGGAATCTCCAGGATCCGGAGCCAGTGGCAGACATCGACGGCCACGACATGAGAGTTGCCAAAGTGGCCTATCATCCATCTGGAAGATTTCTCGCCACCACCTG TTATGACAACTCCTGGAGACTCTGGGATCTTGAACAAGAAGAAGAGATTCTTCATCAGGAGGGACACAGCAAGGGAGTCCATGCTTTATCCTTCCAG GTTGATGGTTCGTTGGCGTTGACAGGAGGCCTGGACGCTTATGGCAGGGTGTGGGACCTCAGGACCGGTCGTTGCATATTTTTCCTTGAAGGTCATCGgaatgaaatatacagcacTTGTTTCTCGCCGAATGG CCACCAGATGGCGACAGGGAGCGCGGACAACACGGTAAAAATTTGGGATCTTCGTCAGACTTCGTGCATTTACACGATTCCTGCGCACACCAACCTGGTATCAACGCTCCAGTATCAAA AAAGCCGAGGCGATTATTTAGTCACCGGCTCCTATGACGGGACCGCGAAG atCTGGGCGAACCCCGGATGTCTGCCGCTGAAGACGCTGGCAGGTCACGAAGGCAAAGTTATGGGGTTGGATATCTCGTCGGATGGAGAGTATATCGCCACCTGCTCGTTCGACCGGACTTTTAAATTATGGACCAAAGATACCGAGTTTGTTTGA
- the LOC143468563 gene encoding trafficking protein particle complex subunit 2-like protein gives MAVCVGVIAKENYPLYIRCASNVEDETKFHFTVHTSLDVIEEKINNAGKTSSTADLRESYLGQLYPAEDYRVYGYVTNTKVKFVVVVEASNTQLRDNEVRSMFRRLHNAYTDVMCNPFYTPGDTITSKSFEKVVSSVIVFESRKENPFL, from the coding sequence ATGGCAGTCTGTGTAGGAGTTATTGCTAAAGAAAATTATCCCCTGTATATCCGCTGTGCTTCTAACGTGGAGGACGAGaccaaatttcattttacCGTGCACACATCATTGGACGTTATCGAGGAGAAGATAAACAACGCTGGAAAAACTTCTTCTACCGCGGATCTTAGAGAGTCTTATCTTGGCCAACTTTATCCTGCAGAAGATTACAGAGTCTACGGCTACGTCACTAACACCAAGGTCAAGTTTGTGGTTGTCGTGGAAGCGTCTAACACTCAACTTCGTGACAATGAAGTCCGTAGCATGTTTCGACGCTTGCATAACGCTTACACAGACGTGATGTGCAATCCTTTCTATACTCCAGGTGACACTATTACGTCAAaatcatttgaaaaagttgtttcctcagtaattgtttttgaaagtaGAAAAGAAAACCCATTTTTATAA
- the LOC143468506 gene encoding mitochondrial-processing peptidase subunit alpha-like, protein MNIQQRLPQIIARRLSTSARLRHKNEASSTEEHTTLLSQPLKNCPTPLYAKAGSETFQTATTKLDNGLTVTSQPKFGTFCTVGILVNAGSRHEVSYPSGVSHFLERIAFSGSSLYKTRDEILQAIEKFGGICDCQSSRDTTIYAASVSRDKLEPLIELLGDTVFQPLLTEAEFEQAYDSIQFEIQELDKKPDSEPMMTELIHEAGFRGNTVGLPRYPQADTLQNITHDTLKTFLRSYYTPSRMVMAGVGVDHDEICRLSEKYITSTAKSPSWSLDGPVLFDNSISQYTGGEVKVEKQFDLSMSVVPLPDLAHVSIGLESVKFTHEDFIPFAVLNMLMGGGGSFSAGGPGKGMFSRLYRNVLNRHHWMYAATAFHHSYEDGGIFCIQGSSHPSKLRECVHVITQEFVKLAQGTDQVELERAKKQLQSMLMMNLEARPVIFEDVGRQILATGERKLPQLLCDLIEKVSNDDIVRISQHMLHSRPAVAAMGELRWLPTYNEVENALLSRDGKLKKKFGLFGS, encoded by the exons ATGAACATACAACAAAG GTTACCTCAGATTATAGCTCGGAGGTTGAGTACATCTGCAAGATTGAGACACAAAAATGAAGCTTCATCGACAGAGGAACACACCACACTACTTTCGCAGCCATTGAAGAACTGCCCAACTCCACTTTATGCGAAAGCTGGCAGTGAAACATTCCAAACAGCAACTACAAAGTTAGACAATGGCCTcactgtgacgtcacaacctAAATTCGGAACTTTTTGCACCGTAGGAA TTTTAGTGAATGCTGGATCACGGCATGAAGTATCTTACCCAAGTGGAGTCAGCCACTTCCTCGAACGAATCGCATTTTCAGGTTCTTCTCTCTACAAGACGAGGGACGAGATTTTACAAGCCATTGAGAAGTTTGGCGGAATATGTGACTGCCAGTCGTCACG GGACACGACGATTTACGCCGCGAGTGTGAGCCGCGATAAACTGGAACCACTGATCGAGCTTCTCGGTGACACAGTTTTTCAACCTCTGCTCACCGAGGCGGAATTTGAGCAAGCTTACGACAGCATACAGTTTGAAATTCAAGAGCTCGACAAAAAACCCGATTCAGAGCCGATGATGACAGAATTGATCCACGAG GCTGGTTTCCGTGGCAATACAGTTGGCTTGCCGCGCTACCCACAAGCGGACACTCTGCAGAACATCACCCACGATACTTTGAAGACGTTTCTTCGTAGTTATTACACCCCGAGCAGAATGGTGATGGCCGGGGTTGGAGTTGATCATGACGAAATTTGCCGATTAAGTGAGAAGTACATCACAT caACGGCAAAATCTCCGTCGTGGTCGTTGGACGGTCCAGTTCTCTTCGATAATTCCATCTCGCAGTACACGGGCGGAGAGgtcaaagttgaaaaacaattCGATCTCTCAATGAGCGTCGTTCCGCTGCCCGACCTTGCTCATGTCTCCATCGGCCTGGAAAGTGTAAAGTTTACG CACGAAGACTTCATCCCGTTCGCCGTGCTCAACATGCTCATGGGAGGGGGTGGGTCCTTCTCTGCAGGTGGCCCGGGCAAGGGAATGTTCTCGAGGTTGTACAGGAATGTCCTTAACAG ACATCACTGGATGTACGCGGCAACAGCGTTTCATCATTCTTACGAAGACGGCGGCATATTTTGCATCCAGGGAAGTTCACACCCGTCCAAACTGAGGGAATGTGTCCACGTGATCACACAAGAGTTCGTGAAATTAGCTCAAGGCACTGACCAG GTCGAGTTGGAACGGGCAAAGAAGCAACTCCAGTCGATGTTGATGATGAATCTGGAGGCGAGGCCGGTCATCTTCGAAGATGTTGGGCGACAGATCCTGGCGACCGGGGAAAGAAAGTTGCCCCAACTCCTGTGCGACTTGATAG AGAAGGTATCGAATGATGACATCGTGAGGATATCGCAGCACATGCTGCATAGCAGGCCGGCCGTCGCTGCCATGGGCGAGCTGAGGTGGCTTCCCACTTACAATGAAGTTGAAAATGCCTTGCTAAGTCGCGACGGCAAACTTAAGAAGAAATTCGGCCTCTTTGGAAGTTGA